Below is a genomic region from Deinococcus koreensis.
GCACCCGGCCCGGCGTCGTGCAGGACGATCACGGCGCCGGGAACGAGCCGCCTCAGCAGGGTGTCCTGCACGCCTTGTGGCGTGGCGCCCGCGCGCCAGTCACTGCCCTCCAGACTCCAGTGCGCGCCCCTCAGGCCGGCCCGGCGCTGGCCCAGCACGGTCGCCAGCGTGTAGGCGCCGTGCGGCGGGCGGTGCAGGGTCACGGGCTGACCCGAGAGAGCCGCGATCCGCCGCGCGGCGTGCCCCGGATCGAGGAACGCGCCCCAGGGAGAGCGGAACCAGGCATGGACATGCCGGAGCGCGTGGGCCTGAACCTCGTGCCCCTCGTCCACCATGCGGCGCACCAGCTCGGGGTGGGCCTCGGCCCGCTCGGCGAGCACGAAGAAGGTGGCGTGCATCCCGGCCGCCTGCAGCGCGTCCAGCACGGCGGGAGTGGCCTGCGGGTCGGGGCCGTCGTCGAAGGTCAGGGCGACCTCGCGCCGGGCGCGTTTCCCTTCTCTCAGCAGGCCCAGGTTCGCCCACTGGGCGAGCAGGTAGGGCAGCCCGGCGTAGGCCAGCAGCCCGGCCGCCAGCCACCCCCCGCGTTTCACGCGCGCCCCAGCCTGTCCAGCAGCGCGGCCGCCACGCGGTCGGCGGCGTCGGGGACGCCCACGGCGCGGGCGGCGGCCGACAGGCAGGCGTGCCGATCCGGGTCGAGCGCGGCCAGCACGGCGCCGCGCACGTCGCTCAGCTCGCGCGCCCAGATCGCGGCGCCGCGGCGCTGCAGGTACTCGGCGTTGTATTCCTCCTGCCCCGGAATCGGCTCATGAATCACCAGCGGAACGCCCAGCGCGGTCGCCTCCGCCACGGTCAGGCCGCCCGCCTTGCCCACCACCAGGTCGGACGCCGCCATCAGCTCGGGGAAGTCGCTGGTGAAGCCCAGCGAGTGGACGGTGGCGCCGCCCACCTGCGAGACGCCCGGCCTCTGCGCGCCACTCATCACCAGCACCTGCACGCGGCGCCCCAGGTTGCCCAGCTCGGTCAGCACACGTTCCTGGGCGGTATAGGTGCCGGTGCCGCCGCCCGAGATCAGCAGCAGCGGCAGATCCGGGCGCAGGCCCCGTTCGGCGCGCAGCCGGGCCTTGTCGGCGCCGATCAGGGCCCCGAAGCGCTGGGAGATCGGGATGCCGGTCACCACGACCTTCCCGGCTTCCAGGCCACGGGCGATCATCTGCTCGCGGGTCTCCTCGGCGGCGACCATCACGAGGTCGGCCTCGGGCCGTATCCAGTGCCGGTGCGCGCGGTAGTCGGTCACCACCAGCGCGTTCACGAAGGGCCGGCGGCTCTGCCTGCGAACCCGGTGGGCCAGCGGCACCGACGACCAGTAGCTGCTGAGCACCAGCTCTGGCCGGGTCTGCGCGATGTCGCGCCGCATGCCGCTCAGGCCCACCCAGCGGCAGAAGAACTCGATCAGGCTGAGGGGCCGGTCGTGATCCGTGCCGTGGTAGAACCACTCGTACAGCCACGGGGCGTGGCGCAGTTCGAAGGCGTACAGGTCGACCGTCCAGCTCCGTTCGGCGGCGCTGAGGTAGCCCACCACATCGCTTTCCCGGTCGTCCAGGGCCACGCCCCGCGCCCGCAGGGCCAGTTGCACCGCCATCTGCGCCTGGTGGTGCCCCGCGCCGATGGACGCCGTGACGAACAGCGCCCGCAGCGGAGCTGTTCTGCTGTACGGG
It encodes:
- a CDS encoding MGDG synthase family glycosyltransferase, giving the protein MSAPYSRTAPLRALFVTASIGAGHHQAQMAVQLALRARGVALDDRESDVVGYLSAAERSWTVDLYAFELRHAPWLYEWFYHGTDHDRPLSLIEFFCRWVGLSGMRRDIAQTRPELVLSSYWSSVPLAHRVRRQSRRPFVNALVVTDYRAHRHWIRPEADLVMVAAEETREQMIARGLEAGKVVVTGIPISQRFGALIGADKARLRAERGLRPDLPLLLISGGGTGTYTAQERVLTELGNLGRRVQVLVMSGAQRPGVSQVGGATVHSLGFTSDFPELMAASDLVVGKAGGLTVAEATALGVPLVIHEPIPGQEEYNAEYLQRRGAAIWARELSDVRGAVLAALDPDRHACLSAAARAVGVPDAADRVAAALLDRLGRA